From a single Streptomyces sp. NBC_00377 genomic region:
- a CDS encoding STAS domain-containing protein gives MPLPQLTVYRRDRRKRALLTLTGEIDLESTPLVRTALERCLGDGIRTIDVDLTPVTFCDCSGLNAFLHASQQTTETGGTLRLHHPPPMLALLVDLTGCGFLLLGLPFGHLSPPLGEAPAAEHRPVPTAPVLSGDVRWRPDPFGAATPRASRTEWRPEVGGHEG, from the coding sequence ATGCCCCTCCCACAGCTCACCGTCTACCGCCGTGACCGAAGGAAGAGGGCGCTGCTCACCCTGACCGGTGAAATCGACCTGGAATCGACCCCACTGGTGCGCACGGCACTGGAGCGGTGTCTTGGCGACGGTATCCGGACCATCGATGTCGACCTCACGCCTGTCACGTTCTGCGACTGCAGCGGCCTCAACGCCTTCCTCCACGCCTCCCAGCAGACCACCGAGACGGGCGGGACCCTGCGCCTGCACCACCCGCCACCGATGCTGGCCCTGCTGGTCGACCTCACCGGCTGCGGGTTCCTGCTCCTCGGCCTTCCGTTCGGGCACCTGTCACCTCCACTCGGGGAGGCCCCGGCCGCGGAGCACCGGCCTGTTCCGACGGCGCCTGTCCTCTCGGGCGATGTGCGGTGGCGGCCCGATCCGTTCGGCGCCGCGACGCCTCGGGCTTCGCGCACTGAGTGGCGGCCCGAAGTCGGGGGCCACGAGGGATGA
- a CDS encoding Asp23/Gls24 family envelope stress response protein: protein MTGEDDRRPGIPRGERGATTVADRVVAKIASHVARDALSRFTESAGHVPPGRRTPRVTTSVRRAPERNTAGRDAESPARRQAVLGEARLRITVELGYPSDIGAQCAAVRREVTERLRTWAGMEVSDLAVSVERLHSVHARHTGQERVR from the coding sequence GTGACTGGTGAAGACGATCGGCGTCCCGGCATTCCCCGCGGGGAGCGGGGTGCGACCACTGTTGCCGACCGGGTCGTCGCGAAGATCGCTTCCCACGTGGCGCGCGATGCGCTGAGCCGGTTCACCGAGTCGGCCGGCCACGTGCCACCCGGCCGCCGGACGCCACGCGTGACCACATCCGTGCGGCGGGCACCGGAGCGGAACACCGCAGGACGAGACGCCGAGTCTCCCGCGAGACGGCAGGCGGTGCTCGGCGAGGCACGGCTGCGCATCACAGTCGAGCTCGGCTACCCGTCCGACATCGGGGCGCAGTGCGCCGCAGTGCGCCGGGAGGTTACCGAACGGCTCAGGACATGGGCGGGCATGGAGGTGTCCGACCTCGCGGTGTCGGTCGAGAGGCTCCACTCGGTACATGCGCGGCACACGGGCCAGGAGAGGGTGAGATGA
- a CDS encoding glycoside hydrolase family 32 protein, giving the protein MPAWLHYAPAKGWMNDPNGLIHWKGRHHLFYQYNPEGTDFTNQHWGHASSPDLLTWTEHEVALLPGPRETAPYDATACFSGCAVEHDGGVSILYTGVLGDAQLPCLARAADDGLSGFVKDPANPLVPAPPADDITEFRDHSVWREDGLWRQLVAGARRDHGGSVFALSSPDLRTWDYDGVFVDRAGSKVPGAVWECPDYFAVEGTGALLISVIHEDGEEGPAVWWMTGTTSGADFEVRKTGVADVGDRFYAPQSYWTSDGRRIQFGWIRTHQDPTGLGGKAVGAMTLPRELSVRHGRLHCEPAAELTRLRLASTPIPVTGTADLDGRRTAGELVLHATAADGVRAVALRSLDGAEKAIDLAAFAGLDGPLRLFWDAGIVEVFRGGVAGTWSDLRITEVAQLRLDGDTDAAGGRAEVWELARPKRLTGPAAGHHAI; this is encoded by the coding sequence ATGCCCGCATGGCTCCACTACGCCCCCGCGAAGGGCTGGATGAACGACCCCAACGGGCTGATCCACTGGAAGGGGCGGCACCACCTCTTCTACCAGTACAACCCGGAGGGCACCGACTTCACCAACCAGCACTGGGGCCATGCCAGTTCCCCGGACCTGCTCACCTGGACCGAGCACGAGGTGGCGCTCCTCCCCGGCCCGCGGGAGACCGCGCCCTACGACGCGACCGCCTGCTTCTCGGGCTGCGCGGTCGAGCACGACGGCGGGGTCTCGATCCTCTACACGGGTGTCCTCGGCGACGCCCAGCTCCCGTGCCTGGCACGCGCCGCCGACGACGGGCTGTCGGGCTTCGTCAAGGACCCGGCCAACCCCCTCGTCCCTGCTCCACCCGCGGACGACATCACCGAATTCCGCGACCACAGCGTGTGGCGAGAGGACGGGCTGTGGCGGCAACTGGTCGCGGGCGCCCGCCGCGACCACGGGGGCTCGGTGTTCGCTCTGTCCTCGCCCGACCTGCGGACGTGGGACTACGACGGAGTCTTCGTCGACCGGGCCGGCTCGAAGGTGCCGGGCGCGGTCTGGGAGTGCCCGGACTACTTCGCCGTGGAGGGCACAGGAGCACTGCTGATCTCCGTCATCCACGAGGACGGCGAGGAGGGGCCCGCGGTGTGGTGGATGACCGGCACCACCTCGGGGGCCGACTTCGAGGTACGCAAGACCGGCGTCGCGGATGTGGGCGACCGCTTCTACGCCCCGCAGTCGTACTGGACGTCGGACGGCCGCAGGATCCAGTTCGGCTGGATACGCACCCACCAGGACCCAACCGGCCTCGGCGGCAAGGCGGTCGGCGCCATGACCCTGCCACGCGAACTCTCGGTACGGCACGGCCGCCTGCACTGCGAGCCGGCGGCCGAACTGACGCGGCTTCGGCTCGCCTCGACACCCATACCGGTGACCGGTACGGCTGACCTCGACGGCAGGAGGACCGCCGGTGAGCTGGTGCTCCACGCCACGGCGGCGGATGGCGTGCGGGCAGTCGCCCTGCGCTCCCTGGACGGAGCCGAGAAGGCCATCGACCTGGCGGCTTTCGCCGGACTCGACGGACCGCTGCGGCTGTTCTGGGACGCGGGCATCGTCGAGGTCTTCCGCGGCGGCGTGGCCGGGACATGGTCCGACCTTCGCATCACCGAGGTCGCCCAACTGCGGCTGGACGGTGACACGGATGCGGCGGGCGGGCGGGCCGAGGTCTGGGAACTTGCCCGACCGAAGCGCCTGACCGGCCCGGCGGCCGGGCACCACGCCATATGA